A stretch of the Planktothricoides raciborskii GIHE-MW2 genome encodes the following:
- a CDS encoding ABC transporter ATP-binding protein — protein MNDRVLDVRNLMVQFQTEEKLVKAVDGISFQVKRGQTLGIVGESGSGKSVTSLAVMGLVPSPGKISGGEIWFQGNTEDKPIDLMNLTPTEKQQYRGGNVGMIFQEPMSSLNPVYNIGFQMTEAIMLHQQVTLRQARRQALASLQEVKLIPSDEELRATVKGNKTEREILQEINQQKLAILKRYPHQLSGGQIQRVMIAMAISCNPNLLIADEPTTALDVTVQARILDLLRELRDRRGMSMMFITHDLGVIAEIADSVAVMYQGKIVESGSVWDIFSQPQHPYTKGLLACRPQPTIRLKYLPTVADYMNVVSSDTGEVKIEESIQDNSQISVTEATLAERLKQLQAKPPILQVKNLQVAFPIRGIFGQTKRYMMAVNGVSFEVYPGETLGLVGESGCGKTTLARTLLRLIQPTGGQVFFEDREITHLPEQTLRPIRREMQIVFQNPFSSLNPRMNVGNLVMEPLKIHQPGKSNAQHRERAAYLLERVGLSGDVMNRYPHEFSGGQRQRICIARSLALNPKFIICDESVSALDVSVQAQVLNLLKELQEEFHLTYIFISHDLSVVKFMSDRIMVMNQGKIEEMGPAETIYRQPQQDYTQKLIASIPSGTLERIKQLQSQRVLLRNNS, from the coding sequence ATGAATGACAGAGTTCTAGATGTTCGTAACCTAATGGTTCAATTTCAAACCGAGGAAAAACTCGTGAAGGCTGTTGACGGCATATCATTTCAGGTGAAACGAGGTCAAACCCTTGGCATTGTTGGTGAGTCGGGTTCGGGGAAATCAGTCACATCTCTAGCGGTGATGGGGTTAGTCCCCAGTCCGGGAAAAATCAGCGGGGGAGAAATTTGGTTTCAGGGGAACACCGAGGACAAACCCATCGATTTAATGAATCTGACTCCAACCGAAAAGCAGCAATATCGGGGTGGGAATGTGGGGATGATTTTCCAAGAACCGATGAGTTCTCTCAACCCCGTTTATAACATCGGTTTCCAGATGACGGAAGCGATTATGCTGCATCAACAAGTCACCTTAAGACAAGCCCGCAGACAAGCCTTAGCTAGTTTACAAGAGGTGAAACTAATTCCCAGTGATGAGGAATTGCGGGCAACGGTGAAAGGGAATAAAACGGAACGAGAAATTCTCCAGGAAATTAACCAGCAAAAACTGGCAATTCTCAAACGGTATCCCCACCAACTTTCTGGGGGACAAATTCAGCGGGTGATGATTGCGATGGCAATTTCATGTAATCCGAATTTGTTGATTGCCGATGAACCAACCACAGCCCTGGATGTGACGGTACAGGCAAGAATTTTGGATTTGCTGCGGGAGTTGCGCGATCGCCGTGGAATGTCCATGATGTTCATTACCCACGACTTAGGGGTGATTGCGGAAATTGCTGATAGCGTGGCAGTGATGTACCAAGGCAAAATTGTCGAGTCTGGGTCGGTGTGGGACATTTTTTCCCAGCCGCAACATCCTTATACCAAAGGGTTATTAGCTTGTCGCCCTCAACCTACAATTCGCTTGAAATATTTGCCCACGGTGGCAGACTATATGAATGTGGTCAGCAGTGATACGGGTGAGGTGAAAATTGAGGAAAGTATTCAAGATAATTCTCAGATTTCTGTCACTGAAGCAACATTAGCCGAAAGACTCAAACAGTTGCAAGCAAAACCGCCAATTCTCCAGGTGAAAAACTTGCAAGTAGCGTTTCCCATCCGAGGAATTTTTGGCCAAACTAAACGGTATATGATGGCAGTGAATGGGGTATCTTTTGAAGTTTATCCCGGAGAAACTTTGGGATTAGTGGGCGAATCTGGCTGTGGAAAAACGACGTTAGCCAGAACCTTGTTAAGATTAATTCAACCCACAGGAGGACAGGTATTTTTTGAAGACCGAGAGATTACCCATTTGCCGGAACAAACTCTGCGACCAATTCGCCGGGAAATGCAAATTGTGTTTCAAAATCCTTTTAGTTCTTTGAATCCCCGGATGAATGTGGGCAATTTGGTGATGGAACCTTTGAAGATTCATCAACCGGGCAAAAGTAACGCACAACATCGCGAACGGGCAGCTTATTTGTTGGAACGAGTGGGGTTAAGTGGGGATGTGATGAATCGTTATCCCCATGAGTTTTCTGGAGGTCAAAGACAGCGGATTTGTATTGCCCGGTCTTTGGCTTTGAATCCGAAGTTTATTATTTGTGATGAGTCGGTTTCCGCTTTGGATGTTTCGGTGCAAGCCCAAGTTTTAAATTTACTCAAGGAATTACAAGAAGAATTCCATTTAACTTATATTTTTATTTCCCATGATTTGAGTGTGGTTAAGTTTATGAGCGATCGCATTATGGTGATGAATCAAGGGAAAATCGAAGAAATGGGGCCTGCGGAAACCATTTATCGACAACCGCAACAAGATTATACCCAAAAGCTAATTGCTTCGATTCCCAGTGGCACACTGGAACGGATTAAACAATTACAGAGCCAGCGCGTACTCTTACGCAACAATTCTTAG
- a CDS encoding calcium-binding protein: MNSTQVDLMFNSLPLGIIESPIEMNQFTGSLSSLPSNIQNDPMIQLGFRDLIGRVVGGVGNLIGSINWNNIVDGAANLITSVDWNNVAGFVTNVVGSINPLSVVSVAGNVADSVSDIVGFFLPQNELINLVSTVGRETVNLINGKDINLDVLGRDFANVGLGLLNLQFNRNKLYFDLINLAASGAAAALFDDAGFAGDIVDLSTRLDARNSGGWRFLDGDDYVKGSLLGDIVNGNQGMDYLVGLAGSDFLRGGRDNDRVDGGDDDDILNGNIGNDEVRGGAGNDFCRGGQGDDLIDGGAGDDILIGDRDFDILIGGSGADFFVLQMQNASEDAGRADRIADFNAAEGDRIKIVGCERIEDLGLGSVDVNADGQVDTAILCSGQVLGVVMGTNPTVVKDYIDLISSEEQIFNIVG; encoded by the coding sequence ATGAACTCAACTCAAGTGGATTTAATGTTTAACTCGTTGCCATTAGGGATAATAGAAAGTCCCATAGAAATGAATCAATTTACCGGATCGCTTTCTAGCTTGCCATCAAATATTCAGAACGATCCGATGATTCAACTCGGTTTTAGAGATTTAATTGGTAGAGTCGTTGGAGGGGTTGGAAATTTAATCGGTTCAATTAACTGGAATAATATCGTTGATGGGGCGGCGAATTTAATCACCTCCGTTGATTGGAATAATGTAGCCGGTTTCGTGACTAATGTAGTGGGGAGCATCAACCCGCTTTCAGTCGTGAGTGTGGCGGGGAATGTGGCCGACTCTGTTAGTGATATTGTGGGGTTTTTTCTGCCCCAAAATGAATTGATTAATTTAGTTAGTACCGTAGGCAGAGAAACCGTTAATTTAATCAATGGCAAAGATATTAATCTGGACGTTTTGGGTCGGGATTTTGCTAATGTAGGTTTGGGTCTGTTGAATTTGCAATTTAACCGAAATAAGCTTTATTTCGATCTGATTAATCTGGCTGCATCCGGCGCTGCTGCCGCTTTATTTGATGATGCGGGTTTCGCTGGAGATATCGTTGATTTAAGTACGCGGTTGGATGCCCGCAACTCCGGGGGCTGGCGTTTTCTCGATGGGGATGATTATGTTAAAGGTAGCCTTCTCGGTGATATTGTCAATGGGAATCAAGGCATGGATTATTTAGTGGGTTTGGCGGGGTCAGATTTTCTCCGAGGAGGCAGGGATAACGATCGCGTCGATGGTGGTGATGATGATGATATTTTAAATGGCAATATCGGCAATGATGAAGTCCGAGGTGGTGCCGGAAATGACTTTTGTCGCGGTGGTCAAGGGGATGATTTAATTGATGGCGGCGCCGGGGATGATATCCTGATCGGCGATCGCGATTTTGATATTTTAATTGGCGGTTCTGGGGCTGATTTCTTTGTCCTACAAATGCAGAATGCCAGTGAGGATGCCGGTCGCGCCGATCGCATTGCTGATTTTAATGCCGCAGAAGGCGATCGCATTAAAATAGTGGGCTGCGAACGCATTGAAGACCTAGGACTGGGATCCGTGGATGTGAATGCTGACGGACAGGTGGACACCGCCATCCTTTGTTCTGGACAGGTTTTGGGGGTCGTCATGGGAACAAATCCGACCGTCGTTAAAGATTATATTGACCTGATTAGTTCAGAAGAGCAAATTTTCAATATCGTCGGGTAG